A single Parabacteroides timonensis DNA region contains:
- a CDS encoding FimB/Mfa2 family fimbrial subunit encodes MYSIKNLVYGAALSVLPLLMTGCGDDDTALPVGETAEVSLTTRGETGTVDYLLLVFDGDGACVCNRSFGSGNESIRLANGSYQFVTLSGMEGFELPASGTTTDIKASTLIPLKEGGTCSPAMVSGLEKVEISGATTYEANLQPATCQLQLKLKDAPDGVELALTNMYAGISLTNKYDNVENISSYPLNSGVNICLPTKENATLQYSLPDAPEPALEGTLDLGTPLKAGYTYSFSIQWHEGTMEITSSVTNWQLGGDEVEGDAD; translated from the coding sequence ATGTATAGTATAAAGAACTTGGTATATGGAGCAGCCCTATCCGTCCTGCCTTTGTTGATGACGGGCTGCGGTGATGACGATACGGCATTACCGGTGGGAGAGACAGCGGAAGTCTCCCTGACAACACGTGGAGAAACGGGAACTGTTGATTATCTTTTGTTGGTATTCGATGGTGATGGCGCTTGTGTCTGCAACCGGTCGTTCGGCTCCGGCAACGAGAGCATCCGCTTGGCAAATGGCAGCTATCAGTTTGTCACCCTTTCGGGTATGGAGGGTTTCGAACTGCCTGCATCGGGGACGACAACGGATATCAAAGCTTCCACCTTGATCCCTTTGAAAGAGGGTGGGACTTGTTCTCCCGCCATGGTTAGTGGATTGGAGAAGGTCGAGATATCGGGTGCTACAACCTATGAGGCAAACTTGCAACCTGCCACTTGTCAGTTACAATTGAAACTAAAGGATGCTCCCGATGGAGTCGAACTGGCTTTGACCAATATGTATGCCGGTATTTCCCTCACGAACAAGTATGACAATGTTGAAAACATATCTTCTTATCCGTTGAATAGCGGGGTAAACATCTGCCTACCAACGAAAGAGAACGCCACATTGCAATATTCCCTACCGGACGCGCCCGAGCCCGCCTTAGAAGGAACACTCGACCTGGGGACGCCGCTCAAAGCCGGTTACACCTATTCGTTCTCTATCCAATGGCATGAGGGAACGATGGAGATAACATCTTCTGTCACCAACTGGCAACTAGGTGGTGACGAAGTAGAAGGAGATGCTGATTAA
- a CDS encoding fimbrillin family protein produces MKRNYLLATISLLAAALLVGGCSQEETTVTDGTTLPEGMYPLTFTAVQTGDGLATRVEENDNGMSSRWSEGDKIKVRIGEGEEGTYMLNANGEATAEEPCYWQNTNEATINAWYSNITGQSTTDKTVSLADQSNGLAYVLKVEQGVTAKYNDENIPLPFKHQLAKVRVKLEGNEENWVDRIIIKGYTSCSITEGTVGGSNGAEGDITMKKVDSSGEYWEACLVPQMNVSDIELIKINGLRKINVSGISSFVAGEAYTITAKLEPIGTKTKDDLTIGFGDYFFYDGTFESHNKKLTDKQKALCIGIVYAVESNKIRVISMNNAAYDHTVGAHRSEAEKLAENYEPVAPANTSGWYLPSVNEWRTIFDLRDQLNALSSVGFTAFTVTSSQYTAHYWASDEGYHDVDLIGNWQDQTNHNNTFTFGVRSILYIPK; encoded by the coding sequence ATGAAACGAAACTATTTACTAGCAACAATATCCTTGCTGGCAGCCGCTCTTCTCGTAGGCGGTTGCTCGCAGGAAGAAACAACGGTGACCGATGGCACGACATTGCCTGAAGGAATGTATCCGCTGACGTTTACGGCGGTGCAGACTGGGGATGGATTGGCGACGCGGGTGGAGGAAAACGATAACGGAATGAGTAGCCGATGGAGTGAAGGTGATAAAATAAAGGTACGAATTGGTGAAGGTGAAGAAGGTACTTACATGCTGAATGCAAATGGTGAGGCAACAGCAGAAGAGCCATGTTACTGGCAGAATACCAATGAGGCAACGATTAATGCCTGGTATTCCAATATTACAGGTCAGAGTACGACAGACAAGACTGTTAGCCTTGCCGACCAATCGAATGGGCTTGCGTATGTGCTGAAAGTGGAACAGGGTGTCACAGCAAAGTATAATGATGAAAATATTCCTTTGCCTTTTAAACATCAACTAGCCAAGGTGCGGGTGAAACTGGAGGGAAATGAGGAAAATTGGGTGGATAGGATAATAATAAAAGGCTACACGTCTTGCTCCATTACTGAGGGCACTGTCGGGGGCAGTAATGGAGCAGAGGGGGATATCACAATGAAGAAAGTCGACAGTAGCGGAGAATATTGGGAAGCTTGTCTTGTGCCGCAAATGAATGTGAGTGATATAGAACTAATCAAGATTAACGGATTAAGGAAGATTAATGTCAGTGGAATATCGTCTTTCGTAGCGGGCGAAGCATATACTATCACTGCTAAATTAGAACCAATCGGAACAAAGACTAAAGATGACTTAACAATTGGTTTTGGTGACTACTTCTTTTATGATGGTACATTTGAAAGTCATAATAAAAAACTGACTGATAAGCAAAAAGCTCTTTGTATAGGCATTGTCTATGCCGTAGAATCTAACAAAATACGTGTAATATCTATGAACAATGCTGCCTACGATCACACTGTGGGAGCGCACAGAAGTGAGGCAGAAAAGCTGGCTGAGAATTATGAACCGGTAGCACCAGCGAACACAAGTGGTTGGTATTTACCAAGTGTCAACGAGTGGAGAACTATATTTGATTTGCGCGATCAATTGAATGCGTTGTCTTCTGTTGGTTTTACGGCTTTCACTGTGACTTCAAGTCAATACACAGCGCATTATTGGGCTTCGGATGAAGGATACCATGATGTTGATTTGATTGGTAACTGGCAAGATCAAACTAATCATAATAATACTTTCACATTTGGAGTACGCTCTATTTTGTATATTCCTAAATGA
- a CDS encoding DNA-binding domain-containing protein: protein MADTKTNYIWSYDLVENMMTKDVKEDYVAAIQTKKSLTIADIAAAISAERTEYRVDTIVNIGTLIDEKIRQLLCDGYTIVTGSAQYAPSLSGVFIGDTGVIDPAVNKCAVNITPSQAMRTEVAKVEPKFSGTVRRMGGARISLVKDVATGKTDGTITAGGMLDVKGTKIRCVGADGTGLGAVKLLNLADQTEAASFTQLGINDPSRLMFTLPADLADGEYQLVVETWFSSASTLLKEMRTLVYPITLVAGKKDDDDDDRPVIE from the coding sequence ATGGCAGACACAAAAACAAATTACATCTGGTCGTACGATCTCGTTGAGAATATGATGACCAAAGACGTTAAAGAAGATTACGTGGCAGCGATACAAACCAAGAAGTCATTGACGATTGCGGATATTGCTGCTGCTATCTCTGCTGAACGAACAGAGTACCGTGTCGATACGATTGTCAACATCGGTACCCTGATCGACGAAAAGATTCGCCAGTTGCTGTGCGACGGCTATACCATCGTGACCGGCTCGGCACAGTATGCTCCCTCATTGAGTGGCGTTTTCATTGGCGACACGGGGGTGATAGACCCGGCAGTCAACAAATGCGCCGTCAATATCACCCCTTCGCAAGCAATGCGTACGGAGGTGGCCAAGGTCGAACCGAAGTTCTCCGGTACCGTCCGCCGTATGGGTGGCGCACGTATCTCGCTGGTGAAAGACGTGGCAACGGGCAAGACCGACGGTACGATTACGGCAGGTGGCATGCTGGATGTAAAAGGTACGAAAATCCGTTGCGTAGGAGCCGACGGTACCGGTCTGGGGGCAGTGAAGTTGCTCAATTTGGCTGACCAGACGGAGGCTGCATCTTTCACGCAGTTGGGTATCAACGATCCCAGCCGCCTGATGTTCACCTTGCCAGCCGACCTGGCGGATGGCGAATATCAGCTGGTGGTGGAGACATGGTTCAGCTCTGCCAGCACCTTGCTGAAAGAGATGCGCACATTGGTTTACCCCATCACATTGGTAGCTGGCAAGAAAGATGACGACGATGACGATCGCCCCGTCATCGAGTAG
- a CDS encoding fimbrillin family protein: MKRISCLLTNLMAVTLLLTACNQEELPEWDGRLYLSSGVATLTRATHGLDTEIAENEKVWLYVDGVTGSEPAHQYYRKELTANKENGFTGADEMYFPAEEESINLYAFHINGPSSMPTDYPTGDLTHKVETDQQSTTGGGYAKSDLLYATVSNTKKEAKDAKGAITLPFKHLLSKIEVVLIKDKSLGDKGISKVEILNTQLQGTFKPSKDSKDISVAPSGEIDAGTSNAILIDKSETTDTDAPELNEAIIIPQTLNAQTAFIRVTLSDDTELTYKLGEATTFVKGQRYRYTITAKLTELTVTATITGWEGESNKYTGETEM; encoded by the coding sequence ATGAAAAGAATATCCTGTTTACTCACAAATCTGATGGCGGTAACCTTGTTGCTTACCGCTTGCAATCAGGAAGAACTCCCGGAATGGGACGGTCGCCTTTATCTAAGTAGCGGAGTTGCTACGCTGACCCGCGCCACACACGGGCTGGATACGGAAATAGCCGAGAATGAAAAGGTCTGGCTATATGTGGATGGTGTTACAGGTTCAGAGCCTGCGCATCAATATTATAGAAAAGAACTAACGGCTAACAAAGAGAACGGTTTTACCGGTGCCGATGAGATGTATTTCCCAGCCGAAGAGGAAAGTATCAATCTCTATGCATTTCATATTAATGGACCATCTAGTATGCCTACTGATTATCCAACTGGAGATTTGACTCATAAAGTAGAAACAGACCAGCAAAGCACGACCGGTGGTGGTTACGCCAAATCCGACCTGCTCTATGCAACAGTGTCGAACACGAAGAAAGAAGCAAAAGACGCCAAAGGCGCCATCACCCTTCCTTTCAAACATCTCCTTTCGAAAATCGAGGTGGTGTTGATAAAGGATAAAAGTTTGGGTGACAAAGGTATTTCCAAGGTGGAAATACTAAATACGCAGTTGCAAGGAACTTTCAAGCCGTCGAAAGATAGCAAGGACATTTCGGTAGCACCAAGCGGGGAGATAGATGCAGGAACCTCTAACGCAATCCTAATCGACAAAAGCGAGACAACTGATACGGATGCACCGGAACTCAACGAGGCGATTATCATCCCTCAAACGCTTAACGCACAAACCGCTTTCATCCGTGTCACTTTGTCGGATGATACCGAATTGACATACAAGTTGGGAGAAGCAACAACTTTCGTCAAAGGGCAAAGATACCGTTACACCATCACCGCCAAACTGACGGAACTGACGGTGACAGCAACGATTACCGGGTGGGAAGGGGAGAGCAACAAGTACACAGGCGAAACCGAAATGTAA